A stretch of Sphingorhabdus sp. YGSMI21 DNA encodes these proteins:
- a CDS encoding diguanylate cyclase, whose amino-acid sequence MRHITVRAALVAALFCINSLIVIAASNYTGGFAALWSANASLVFMLMIFPRKEHPVYCVSVFFASLAVNLFSGFPMETALLYSFSNVLEAVLVFLALVRLRFPRTGLYNPAQLFEFGIVATAVTAISATTASLGNLEEFGNAWLSWFASDLLGLLIFLPCFNIIHATITGTEKYIWPGHRWLEFAGIMFLVFAVSAVALVQSAVPLLFLTAIPVFIAVFRFGPFGGMASTLMAAIVAEFFTLSGFGPIAGLDANQITKIFVLQAYIASQLMLALPIASLLADRQSKVEKIIENEKLLRILAEKDHRKAEEAKLQKMRLLARDELTGLSSRRHVMEQCEQALHRAQKGNRTFSIAIFDVDNFKSVNDQFGHAVGDDILRMIGKICKRTKSRNHLIGRIGGEEFLMLMPNSSIAEAEAHVERLRLAIMDARLLEPDIGVTVSAGLADSSGFHDLKEMLLLADKALYAAKHGGRNRLEIAA is encoded by the coding sequence ATGCGCCATATCACCGTGCGCGCTGCTTTAGTGGCTGCCCTCTTCTGCATCAACTCGCTGATTGTCATCGCGGCGTCCAATTATACCGGCGGCTTCGCCGCCCTCTGGTCCGCCAATGCCAGCCTGGTATTCATGTTGATGATCTTTCCACGGAAAGAGCATCCGGTCTACTGCGTCAGTGTTTTCTTCGCGAGCCTTGCGGTCAATCTTTTCTCCGGCTTTCCGATGGAAACGGCTCTGCTCTATTCGTTCTCCAACGTGCTGGAGGCGGTGCTGGTGTTCCTTGCCCTCGTGCGCCTCCGATTTCCGAGGACCGGATTATATAATCCTGCCCAGTTGTTCGAGTTTGGCATAGTTGCGACCGCGGTGACCGCTATTTCGGCAACCACCGCGTCTCTGGGCAACCTTGAGGAGTTCGGGAATGCGTGGCTGTCCTGGTTCGCGTCAGACTTGCTGGGATTGCTGATATTTTTGCCCTGCTTCAATATCATTCACGCAACAATCACGGGCACCGAAAAATATATATGGCCCGGGCATAGATGGCTCGAGTTTGCCGGCATTATGTTTCTGGTATTTGCCGTTTCGGCGGTGGCGCTCGTTCAGTCAGCGGTTCCTCTGTTATTCCTGACGGCAATCCCGGTTTTCATCGCCGTATTCCGCTTCGGTCCGTTCGGCGGGATGGCCTCCACCCTCATGGCTGCGATCGTGGCAGAATTTTTCACACTTTCCGGCTTTGGTCCGATCGCCGGACTGGATGCAAACCAGATCACCAAGATTTTCGTCCTTCAAGCCTATATCGCAAGCCAGCTCATGCTTGCACTGCCGATTGCGTCCCTGCTTGCCGATCGGCAGAGCAAGGTCGAGAAGATCATTGAAAACGAAAAGCTACTGCGCATCCTGGCCGAGAAAGACCATCGGAAAGCGGAAGAGGCCAAGTTGCAGAAAATGCGTCTGCTCGCCCGCGACGAATTGACCGGCCTTTCCTCCCGTCGCCATGTCATGGAGCAATGTGAGCAAGCTCTGCACCGCGCCCAAAAGGGTAACAGGACCTTTTCGATCGCAATTTTCGATGTCGACAATTTCAAGTCGGTGAACGACCAGTTCGGTCACGCTGTCGGAGACGATATCCTCCGGATGATCGGCAAGATCTGTAAGCGCACCAAATCCCGAAATCATCTGATTGGCCGGATTGGCGGTGAGGAGTTCCTGATGTTGATGCCCAACAGCTCGATTGCAGAGGCGGAAGCACATGTCGAAAGACTTCGTCTCGCCATCATGGACGCAAGGTTGCTTGAGCCCGACATCGGGGTCACGGTAAGCGCAGGACTGGCCGACAGCTCCGGGTTCCACGACCTGAAAGAGATGTTATTGCTTGCTGACAAGGCATTATATGCTGCCAAACATGGTGGTCGCAATCGTCTGGAAATCGCTGCCTAG
- the topA gene encoding type I DNA topoisomerase codes for MQLVIVESPAKAKTIEKYLGSDFKVLASYGHIRDLPPKDGSVDPDEGFAMTWQNYPDKAKQLKEITAESKKATRLILATDPDREGEAISWHVQEVLRNKKALPEKVDRVTFNAITKAAVTDAMAHPRSLDEDLIDAYRARRALDYLVGFTLSPVLWRKLPGAKSAGRVQSVSLRLIVEREREIEAFKPQEYWSVSAQMEQGGQAFEARLTIHDGKKLGKMDLATEEQAMLAKTAVENGLFTVESIETKPLTRNPPPPFTTSTLQQEAARKLGYSASQTMRIAQQLYEDGAITYMRTDGVQMDGSAISAARKAITDRYDASYVPDSPRIYKSKAKNAQEAHEAIRPTSFSKRTVGSGDHAKLYDLILKRAMASQMASARLERTTVEMLDGTGKTGLRANGQVVKFPGFLALYEEGRDDDKDDDDGLLPAMSKGDSPAKKSVDASQHFTQPPPRYSEASLVKKMEELGIGRPSTYASIIKTLKDRAYVRIEKNRFFAEESGRLLTGFLERFFDRYVAYDYTAGLEDELDEVSGGRAQWQAILEAFWHDFKPKTVEVMEKLPSEVTAELDTFLSDYLFPEKEDGTDPRLCPRCNEGKLALRGGRFGAFVACSNYPECKFTRRFAQGGGANADADEGPQELGVDPDSDEKITKKVGRFGPYVEKGEGKEAKRSSIPKDIPADEFGLEWAVKLLSLPREVGKHPETSEPVMAQIGRYGPYLSHDGKSARLESTMEVFEIGMNAAVAKLADAAKNGGGRGRGKMEPLKIMGKHPRTESEIKLMDGRYGPYVTDGTTNASLPKTVDKDQLTLEEAAQLIDDRAAKGPAKKRAKKAAPKKKAAAKKKPAAKKKPAAKKKPAAKKAPAKAKSE; via the coding sequence ATGCAGCTAGTTATCGTCGAGTCACCCGCCAAAGCCAAAACCATCGAAAAATATCTGGGATCGGATTTCAAGGTGTTGGCGTCCTACGGCCATATTCGCGACCTTCCACCCAAGGATGGTTCGGTCGATCCGGACGAGGGATTTGCCATGACCTGGCAGAACTATCCCGACAAGGCGAAGCAGCTGAAAGAGATCACCGCCGAGTCGAAGAAAGCGACGCGATTGATCCTCGCGACCGACCCTGACCGCGAAGGTGAGGCGATCAGCTGGCACGTGCAGGAAGTGCTGCGGAACAAGAAAGCGCTTCCCGAAAAAGTCGACCGTGTCACGTTCAATGCAATTACCAAAGCTGCGGTGACAGATGCGATGGCGCATCCCCGCTCGCTGGATGAAGATCTGATCGACGCCTATCGCGCTCGCCGGGCTCTGGACTATCTCGTGGGCTTTACCTTGTCGCCGGTATTGTGGCGCAAGTTGCCTGGCGCGAAATCTGCGGGCCGCGTGCAATCGGTCTCGCTTCGACTAATCGTTGAACGGGAACGGGAGATAGAGGCCTTCAAACCGCAGGAATACTGGTCTGTCAGCGCACAGATGGAGCAGGGCGGTCAGGCGTTTGAAGCCCGGCTGACGATCCACGACGGCAAGAAACTCGGCAAAATGGATCTCGCGACGGAAGAGCAAGCGATGCTTGCGAAGACCGCCGTTGAAAATGGCTTGTTCACGGTCGAATCGATCGAAACCAAGCCGCTTACCCGCAATCCGCCGCCGCCGTTCACCACTTCGACCCTGCAACAGGAAGCAGCGCGCAAGCTCGGCTATTCTGCCAGTCAAACCATGCGGATTGCCCAGCAACTTTATGAAGACGGCGCGATTACCTATATGCGAACCGACGGCGTCCAGATGGACGGTAGCGCCATTTCTGCCGCGCGCAAGGCGATCACCGATCGCTATGACGCCAGCTATGTTCCGGACAGTCCGCGGATTTACAAATCCAAGGCAAAAAATGCGCAGGAAGCGCATGAAGCGATCCGTCCGACCAGCTTTTCCAAGCGGACCGTCGGAAGCGGCGATCATGCGAAGCTTTACGATTTGATTCTCAAGCGTGCGATGGCCAGCCAGATGGCATCGGCCCGGCTCGAACGCACCACCGTTGAAATGCTCGATGGCACCGGTAAAACCGGCCTCAGGGCAAACGGACAGGTCGTAAAATTCCCCGGTTTCCTGGCGCTTTACGAAGAAGGTCGCGATGACGACAAGGATGATGATGACGGCTTGCTGCCAGCCATGTCCAAAGGCGACAGCCCAGCGAAGAAATCCGTCGATGCTTCCCAGCATTTCACCCAGCCACCGCCGCGCTACAGCGAAGCCAGCCTGGTCAAGAAGATGGAAGAACTGGGTATTGGACGGCCATCGACCTATGCATCGATCATCAAGACGCTAAAGGACCGAGCCTATGTCCGGATCGAGAAAAACCGCTTTTTTGCTGAGGAAAGCGGGCGGCTGCTGACTGGCTTTCTCGAACGTTTCTTCGATCGCTATGTAGCCTATGACTATACCGCGGGTCTCGAGGATGAACTCGACGAAGTCAGCGGAGGGCGCGCGCAATGGCAGGCCATTCTGGAAGCTTTCTGGCACGATTTCAAACCAAAGACGGTTGAAGTTATGGAGAAACTTCCTTCGGAAGTTACCGCGGAACTGGACACGTTCCTCAGCGATTATCTGTTTCCCGAAAAGGAAGACGGCACCGACCCGCGACTTTGCCCGCGTTGCAACGAAGGCAAGTTGGCGCTGCGTGGTGGTCGTTTCGGTGCATTTGTCGCCTGTTCCAACTATCCGGAATGCAAGTTCACCCGGCGTTTCGCGCAGGGCGGTGGCGCCAATGCGGATGCGGATGAGGGCCCGCAGGAACTGGGTGTCGATCCCGACAGTGACGAGAAAATCACCAAGAAGGTCGGGCGCTTCGGACCCTATGTCGAAAAAGGGGAGGGAAAGGAAGCCAAGCGTTCTTCCATACCCAAGGATATCCCGGCCGACGAATTTGGCCTCGAATGGGCTGTGAAGCTGCTTTCGTTGCCTCGCGAAGTTGGCAAGCACCCGGAAACCAGCGAACCCGTGATGGCGCAAATCGGTCGCTATGGTCCTTATCTGAGCCATGATGGCAAATCAGCGCGTCTCGAAAGCACCATGGAAGTGTTCGAAATCGGCATGAACGCTGCCGTCGCCAAATTGGCGGATGCTGCCAAAAATGGCGGTGGTCGTGGCCGGGGCAAGATGGAACCGCTCAAGATCATGGGCAAGCATCCGCGCACCGAGTCCGAGATCAAGCTGATGGATGGCCGCTATGGTCCTTATGTCACTGATGGCACAACCAATGCGTCCCTGCCGAAGACGGTCGACAAAGATCAGCTGACACTGGAAGAAGCGGCACAGCTGATCGATGATCGCGCAGCAAAGGGACCGGCGAAAAAGCGGGCCAAGAAAGCTGCTCCGAAGAAAAAGGCGGCGGCGAAGAAGAAGCCTGCTGCCAAGAAAAAACCAGCAGCGAAGAAGAAACCCGCCGCCAAGAAAGCGCCGGCAAAGGCAAAGTCCGAATAA
- the dprA gene encoding DNA-processing protein DprA produces MGESQEAFDRLRLIRSENIGPVTYQQLIRRFGTAARALEAIPDLAARGGGRSPRIADARRIDAELQSIRNLGAECLFLGDAAYPVLLAELGNPPPVLLWQGRLGLLQKPMVAMVGARNASAAACRFARDLANSVAEAGISIVSGLAKGIDTAAHQGSLGKATIAVIAGGLDVFYPPENEGLQRTIAECGLLLAEQPPGTEPRARHFPYRNRIIAGLARGTVVIEAAPRSGSLITARLAAEAGRQVMAVPGSPLDPRSRGCNMLIREGATLIQSVDDILELIRHFDDRAEAANHGNELRANREDAILYEAAVTDLNGSERTPVLELLGMTPVAVDELVRQSGLAAPTVQLALLELELAGRLTRHAGARVSLTN; encoded by the coding sequence ATGGGAGAAAGCCAGGAAGCGTTTGACCGACTCCGGCTTATCCGATCCGAAAATATCGGACCAGTTACCTATCAGCAACTGATCAGGCGTTTCGGAACCGCAGCGCGCGCGCTGGAGGCGATCCCCGATCTGGCCGCTCGTGGCGGCGGTCGGTCACCCCGAATAGCTGACGCCAGACGAATTGACGCGGAACTGCAGTCGATTCGCAATCTGGGGGCAGAATGTCTGTTTCTCGGTGATGCAGCTTACCCGGTGTTGCTGGCAGAGCTTGGCAACCCGCCGCCGGTCCTGCTGTGGCAAGGCCGGCTCGGGCTTTTGCAAAAGCCCATGGTCGCGATGGTTGGGGCCAGAAATGCTTCGGCTGCTGCTTGTCGGTTCGCTCGCGACTTGGCCAACAGCGTTGCCGAGGCAGGGATTTCCATCGTGTCGGGGCTGGCAAAGGGCATTGATACCGCTGCCCATCAAGGCTCGCTGGGTAAGGCCACGATCGCTGTCATCGCGGGTGGGCTGGATGTCTTCTATCCACCGGAAAACGAGGGCCTGCAGCGGACGATAGCAGAATGCGGTCTGTTGCTCGCAGAACAGCCGCCGGGGACCGAACCCCGCGCCCGTCATTTCCCCTATCGCAACCGGATCATCGCCGGTCTGGCGAGAGGGACTGTGGTCATCGAAGCGGCCCCACGCTCCGGGTCATTGATCACGGCAAGGCTGGCGGCAGAAGCCGGTCGACAGGTCATGGCCGTGCCCGGCTCGCCGCTGGATCCGAGATCGAGAGGCTGTAACATGCTGATCCGCGAGGGCGCGACCCTGATCCAGTCGGTTGACGATATACTGGAATTGATTCGCCATTTCGATGATCGGGCAGAAGCCGCGAATCACGGGAATGAACTGCGCGCCAACCGGGAAGATGCCATCCTGTACGAAGCGGCTGTGACGGACCTGAATGGCTCGGAGCGGACGCCAGTGCTCGAATTGCTCGGGATGACGCCGGTTGCGGTTGATGAACTGGTCAGGCAGTCGGGACTGGCCGCGCCAACGGTGCAGTTGGCGCTGCTTGAACTGGAACTGGCCGGTCGACTGACGCGTCATGCCGGTGCCCGGGTCAGCCTCACAAACTGA
- the plsY gene encoding glycerol-3-phosphate 1-O-acyltransferase PlsY, which produces MWIEPILALLLGYLLGSVPFGLVLTHLSGGGDLRQTGSGNIGATNVLRTGNKGLAALTLLLDIGKGYAAVFIALQVSDGLTVLAGLGAFLGHLYPIWLKFNGGKGVATLLGVVTALIPMAGLIFAVTWLGSLAIWRYSSVSGMIAAISVPVSAFFLGEYAIMPMFIGLALLVLWKHRSNIERLIAGEEPKVGASKKA; this is translated from the coding sequence ATGTGGATAGAACCAATATTGGCGTTATTGCTCGGCTATTTGCTGGGCTCGGTCCCGTTTGGCCTTGTGTTAACGCATCTCTCCGGTGGCGGTGATCTCCGTCAGACCGGTTCCGGCAACATCGGTGCCACCAATGTTTTGCGCACCGGCAACAAGGGGCTGGCCGCGCTTACCCTGTTGCTCGATATCGGCAAGGGATATGCGGCTGTCTTCATCGCGCTACAGGTTTCCGATGGATTGACGGTTCTGGCCGGGCTGGGCGCCTTTCTGGGCCATCTTTATCCGATATGGCTCAAATTTAACGGCGGCAAAGGCGTAGCGACGCTGCTCGGTGTCGTGACGGCGCTGATTCCCATGGCGGGGTTGATATTTGCGGTCACATGGCTTGGTTCGCTGGCGATTTGGCGTTACTCTTCCGTTAGCGGAATGATCGCCGCGATATCGGTGCCGGTGTCGGCCTTCTTTCTGGGTGAATATGCAATAATGCCCATGTTCATTGGTTTGGCCTTGCTGGTTTTGTGGAAGCATCGATCCAATATCGAGCGCTTGATCGCAGGCGAAGAACCGAAAGTCGGAGCGTCAAAAAAGGCTTGA
- the murI gene encoding glutamate racemase, translating to MNEAQPGKCPPLLFFDTGVGGLSVLGETVKLLPNAPIVYAADYAGLPYGMKSEAELAARVPALLGRLVERYKPQLVTIACNTASTIALDHVRSALDIPVVGTVPAIKPASEMTRTGVIGLLGTRATIRQPYVDRLAADFAADKLLLRHAAPELVYAAEAKLRGEQPDVRSIEEAMSGLIGQAGGTELDTVILACTHFPLLREELASAAGRPVQFIDGAQGIARRIAYLTINTIWPDERTDGIFVTTGEMAEIEAYRPAFAEYGIRRFEKL from the coding sequence ATGAACGAAGCGCAGCCTGGCAAATGCCCTCCCCTGTTATTTTTTGACACCGGCGTCGGAGGGCTGTCCGTTCTGGGCGAAACAGTGAAGCTGCTGCCCAATGCGCCGATTGTCTATGCGGCGGATTATGCGGGCCTGCCCTATGGCATGAAATCCGAAGCCGAACTGGCGGCCCGGGTACCAGCGCTGCTCGGCCGTCTGGTCGAACGTTACAAGCCGCAACTGGTAACCATCGCCTGCAACACAGCTTCGACTATCGCGCTCGATCATGTCCGGTCCGCCCTCGATATTCCGGTGGTCGGGACGGTGCCCGCAATCAAGCCGGCGAGCGAAATGACCAGAACCGGCGTCATTGGCCTTCTCGGGACCAGAGCAACCATCCGGCAACCCTATGTCGACCGCCTTGCCGCCGATTTTGCCGCCGACAAGCTATTGCTTCGCCACGCGGCTCCCGAACTGGTCTATGCCGCCGAGGCCAAGCTGCGCGGCGAGCAGCCGGATGTCCGGTCGATAGAAGAAGCCATGTCGGGCTTGATCGGTCAGGCGGGAGGCACAGAGCTGGATACGGTGATCCTCGCCTGTACGCATTTCCCCCTGTTGCGCGAGGAGCTGGCGAGCGCGGCAGGACGGCCTGTCCAGTTTATCGATGGCGCCCAGGGCATCGCGCGCCGCATTGCCTATCTGACAATAAACACCATATGGCCGGACGAAAGAACGGACGGCATATTTGTGACCACGGGCGAGATGGCCGAAATCGAAGCCTATCGCCCTGCCTTCGCGGAATATGGCATAAGACGTTTCGAAAAGCTCTAA
- the hemA gene encoding 5-aminolevulinate synthase, with amino-acid sequence MDYDKIFSQAIDRLHAEGRYRVFIDILRNKGSFPNARCFAHHNGPQPVTVWCSNDYLAMGQHPDVIAAMEEALHDVGAGSGGTRNIGGNTHYHIQLERELADWHGKSSALLFTSGYVSNEATLSTLTKVLPGCIIFSDELNHASMIAGIKNSGCEKRVFRHNDLDHLEELLAAEDPEAPKLIAFESIYSMDGDVAPLHAICDLADKYNALTYCDEVHAVGMYGKRGGGISERDKAAGRITIIEGTLAKAIGVMGGYIAADQKIVDVIRSYAPGFIFTTSLSPVLVAGALASIRHLKQSSAERDGQQAAAQTLKDLFADAGLPVMDSSTHIVPLQVGDPVKAKKISDILLAEYGVYVQPINYPTVPRGTERLRFTPGPAHSEAMMVDLTRALVEIWSRMDLERAIAA; translated from the coding sequence GTGGATTACGATAAAATCTTTTCGCAAGCGATTGACCGGCTGCATGCCGAGGGCCGCTACCGGGTATTCATTGACATCCTGCGCAACAAGGGATCCTTCCCCAATGCCCGCTGTTTCGCGCATCACAACGGCCCGCAACCGGTCACCGTCTGGTGCTCCAACGATTATCTCGCCATGGGCCAGCATCCCGATGTGATCGCAGCCATGGAAGAAGCGCTGCACGATGTCGGAGCCGGTTCGGGCGGAACCCGCAATATCGGCGGCAATACCCATTATCATATCCAGCTGGAGCGCGAACTGGCCGACTGGCATGGCAAATCCTCCGCGCTGCTCTTCACCTCGGGCTATGTATCGAACGAAGCAACGCTGTCCACGCTGACCAAGGTTCTGCCGGGCTGCATCATCTTTTCCGACGAGCTGAATCACGCGTCGATGATCGCCGGGATCAAGAATAGCGGCTGCGAAAAGCGGGTGTTCCGGCACAATGACCTCGACCATCTCGAGGAATTGCTGGCCGCCGAAGATCCCGAAGCACCAAAGCTGATCGCCTTTGAAAGCATCTATTCGATGGACGGCGATGTCGCACCCCTGCACGCCATTTGCGATCTGGCCGACAAATATAACGCGCTCACCTATTGCGACGAAGTCCATGCGGTCGGCATGTACGGCAAGCGCGGCGGCGGAATTTCCGAACGTGACAAGGCCGCCGGGCGGATCACCATCATCGAGGGAACGCTGGCCAAGGCCATCGGCGTGATGGGCGGCTATATCGCTGCAGACCAGAAGATCGTCGATGTGATCCGGTCCTATGCACCCGGCTTCATCTTCACCACCAGCCTGTCGCCTGTGCTTGTAGCGGGCGCGCTGGCCAGTATCCGTCATTTGAAACAGTCGAGCGCAGAACGCGATGGCCAGCAGGCCGCCGCGCAGACGCTCAAGGACCTGTTTGCCGATGCTGGTCTGCCCGTGATGGATTCCTCGACCCATATCGTTCCGCTGCAAGTGGGCGATCCGGTCAAGGCCAAGAAAATCAGCGACATATTGCTCGCCGAATATGGCGTCTATGTGCAACCGATCAATTATCCGACCGTACCGCGCGGCACCGAACGCCTGCGCTTTACCCCCGGACCGGCGCATAGCGAGGCGATGATGGTTGACCTGACCCGCGCGCTCGTCGAAATCTGGAGCCGGATGGACCTGGAACGGGCGATCGCCGCCTAG
- a CDS encoding threonine/serine dehydratase, whose amino-acid sequence MTEQDLMDPQRQPTLAGVERAAQKIGAILPATPLLPLEIDGTTIWCKAECLQPIGAFKIRGGWHRLTDLDDDQKKRGVIGFSSGNHAQGVAWAARELNISATIIMPEDAPKAKLENTRAMGSKVITYDRMSGDRVQLAADLAQETGAIVVPSFDDPWIVEGQGSCGIEIREQMLARTGYQPDQLVICCGGGGLASGTALANPDAKIAVVEPEGWDDMKRSLEGGAIVPVGDNPPATDCDALQTLSVAPITFNILSNRGATGIAVSAAEVHHAMRVAFEKLRLVVEPGGAVALAAILAGKVGLTDRTAITLSGGNVDRQRFADIIADG is encoded by the coding sequence ATGACAGAGCAAGACCTGATGGACCCGCAACGGCAACCCACTCTGGCAGGGGTGGAGCGAGCCGCACAGAAAATCGGCGCGATATTGCCCGCTACGCCGCTGTTGCCACTGGAAATTGACGGCACGACAATCTGGTGCAAAGCGGAATGCTTGCAACCGATCGGTGCGTTCAAGATCCGCGGTGGCTGGCACCGATTGACCGACCTTGACGACGATCAGAAGAAGCGCGGAGTTATCGGATTCTCCAGTGGCAATCACGCGCAGGGCGTGGCTTGGGCTGCCCGGGAACTGAATATATCGGCAACGATCATCATGCCCGAGGATGCGCCCAAAGCAAAACTGGAGAACACCAGGGCAATGGGGTCCAAGGTCATAACCTATGACCGGATGAGCGGTGACCGGGTGCAACTGGCGGCTGATCTGGCGCAGGAAACCGGCGCCATCGTGGTGCCCAGCTTTGATGATCCGTGGATCGTCGAAGGGCAGGGCAGTTGCGGTATCGAGATACGCGAGCAAATGCTGGCGCGCACCGGATATCAGCCGGATCAGTTGGTCATCTGTTGCGGCGGTGGCGGTCTTGCCAGCGGGACGGCTCTGGCCAACCCTGATGCGAAAATCGCGGTCGTCGAACCGGAAGGCTGGGACGACATGAAACGTTCGCTGGAAGGCGGAGCAATCGTGCCGGTCGGAGATAACCCGCCCGCGACCGATTGCGACGCGCTGCAGACGCTCAGCGTCGCTCCAATCACGTTCAACATTCTGAGCAATCGCGGCGCGACAGGGATCGCAGTCTCCGCCGCCGAGGTACATCACGCGATGCGGGTCGCATTCGAGAAATTGCGCCTGGTCGTGGAACCGGGCGGTGCGGTTGCGCTGGCTGCCATTCTTGCCGGCAAGGTCGGGCTGACCGACCGGACCGCCATCACCCTGTCCGGCGGCAATGTCGACCGTCAGCGGTTCGCGGACATCATCGCGGATGGCTAG
- a CDS encoding saccharopine dehydrogenase family protein, which translates to MGKILVIGAGGVSSVAVHKMAQLIAAGNGPFTEIILASRTLSKCEAIAESVKERTGVAISTSQIDADDVPALTALIEREKPDLVVNLALPYQDLPIMDACLATKTDYLDTANYEPRDEAKFEYKWQWDYQDRFKDAGIMALLGSGFDPGVTSVFTCWLKKHHFDRIDTLDILDCNGGDHGQHFATNFNPEINIREVTANSRHWENGQWVEGPALTQKQEFDFEAVGPKNMYLMYHEEIESLKTHLPEIQRIRFWMTFGDAYLTHLEVLQNVGMTRIDPVMYEGREIIPLQFLKAVLPEPASLGETTKGNTNIGVIATGVKDGVEKTLYVKNICSHEAAFEETGNQGVSYTTGVPAMIGAAMMLSGQWKGDGVFNMEEFDPDPFMAMLNEHGLPWTLEELEAPLAF; encoded by the coding sequence ATGGGTAAAATTTTGGTGATCGGCGCCGGCGGCGTCAGTTCGGTAGCGGTGCATAAAATGGCGCAGCTTATTGCAGCGGGCAACGGCCCCTTCACCGAGATCATCTTGGCCAGTCGCACCTTGTCAAAATGCGAAGCGATTGCCGAGTCGGTCAAAGAGCGGACCGGTGTGGCGATATCCACGTCCCAGATCGACGCTGATGATGTTCCGGCACTGACCGCGCTGATCGAGCGGGAAAAGCCCGATCTGGTGGTCAATCTGGCGCTGCCCTATCAGGATCTGCCGATCATGGATGCGTGCCTCGCGACCAAGACCGACTATCTCGATACCGCCAATTATGAACCGCGCGACGAAGCCAAGTTCGAATATAAATGGCAGTGGGATTATCAGGACCGGTTCAAGGATGCCGGCATCATGGCGCTGCTCGGCTCCGGCTTTGACCCGGGCGTGACCAGCGTGTTCACCTGCTGGCTGAAGAAACATCATTTTGACCGGATCGACACGCTCGACATTCTCGACTGCAACGGCGGCGATCACGGCCAGCATTTTGCCACCAATTTCAATCCCGAGATCAATATCCGCGAAGTCACCGCCAACTCGCGGCATTGGGAGAATGGCCAGTGGGTCGAAGGACCGGCTCTGACCCAGAAACAGGAATTTGATTTCGAGGCCGTCGGTCCGAAGAATATGTATCTGATGTATCACGAGGAAATCGAGTCGCTGAAGACGCATCTCCCGGAAATCCAGCGGATTCGCTTCTGGATGACCTTTGGCGACGCTTATCTGACCCATCTCGAAGTGCTGCAAAATGTCGGCATGACACGGATTGATCCGGTGATGTACGAAGGCCGCGAGATCATCCCGCTCCAGTTCCTGAAAGCTGTGCTGCCGGAACCGGCCAGCCTCGGCGAGACGACCAAGGGCAATACCAATATCGGCGTCATCGCAACCGGCGTGAAGGACGGTGTCGAGAAGACGCTCTACGTGAAGAATATCTGCAGCCATGAAGCGGCTTTCGAGGAAACCGGCAACCAGGGTGTCAGCTATACCACCGGCGTTCCGGCGATGATCGGCGCGGCGATGATGCTGTCCGGCCAGTGGAAGGGCGATGGCGTTTTCAACATGGAAGAATTCGATCCGGATCCGTTCATGGCGATGCTGAACGAGCATGGCCTGCCATGGACATTGGAAGAATTGGAAGCACCTTTGGCTTTCTAG